Within Sphingobium aromaticiconvertens, the genomic segment TCGAAAAAAGTATGTAGAACACCCCGGCCAGCACGCACAGCGCCATCGTCACGAACAGGATAACGCGCTGCCGGCGCACGATCAGGGCAATGGCACGGGCCGACGCAGCGATTCGCGCGGCGCGGCCGCCATCGACCAGGTCGTCTCCCGTGCCGGAACGGGCTGTGGCGATGGAGTGCATGCGATTCATCAATTCCCGTCCAGCGCAATGAAGGCCGTCGTCAGCGCAGGCGCGGCGAGCAACGCCCCGGCCAGGATCGCCTTGGCTCGGCTAAGGCCAAGGATGATCGTATCCCCCGGCAGTATCTCCGGGTCTTCCGCCTTATTGGCACGAATGGCGCTTAAGTCGAACATCGCCGCCTGCCGCTGGCCATTTGCCTGCCGCAGCACGACGATCTCGCCCAGGCTGGCGACCCGCGTCGGCCCCCTGGCCATCGCCACCGCCTGCAACAGCGTCACGCGTCCATCGACAGGGAATACGCCCGGCTCCCGCACTTCGCCGTCCACGGTGATACGCCGCGCAACCGCCTTCTTGATGAAGACCGAAACCTGCGGGGACACAAGATAGCGCTCGCCCAGCCGCCCGGCGATAACGTCGGCGGCCTCGTTCGCGGACAGCCCGGCGACGGGCACGTCACCGATCAACGGCATTCGCAAATTGCCCGCCGCATTAACGGCCGCATCGCTCAGCGACAGGCCCGGCTCGCGATAGATGTCGACCTTGAGCACGTCGTCCGGCGCAATATGATAATCCACCCCGACCGGCGCGGGCGGCGGCATCAGCGTATAGGCCTCCTCGCCCGACGAGGCGTCATGTACGCTCGCGCAGGCCGACAGGGAAAGGGCCAACCCCAATGAAAGCGCCGTCGGCGTACCGAAAGGACGCAGCAGGCGCCTGATCGCGCAGTTCATGCTCTGGTCCCCCTTGCGTTGCTGGCGCGTGGGAGGCGGACTAGCGATGCTGCGCCGCTATGGCAACCAGCGGGCGATGCGGTGCGGCGAACCGTCGCCCGTCCTCGTTGACCAGAATGGCACCAGTCAGAGCGCAACCCGGCCCGGCGCGGGTGTGACGATGCGTGGCGGCTGGTCGGACCAGATTCCGCGCGTGTCATACACCGCCTTGCCGGCGCGCTCGTCGATCGGCACGGACTTGAACATGTCATGATCTACAAGAATGACGAAAAGCCCGCATTGTTCCAGTGCCGTATCAAGATCCATAAGTTCCGCCCCGGTCCCGGCAAACTCCATCGGCAATGCCTGCGCATGGGGTTCAACCAGCTTCACCCGCCGCCCGTAACGGCGAGCAAGGCGCGCGGCGACCTTCACCGCCGGGCTTTCACGGAAGTCATCGATATTCGCTTTGAACGCGAGGCCAAGGCACGCAATGTCCTCGCCCGGATAGTCGTCAACCATGTCCGACGCCCTGGTCACCACATGGTCGGTCTTGGCGTCATTCACTTCCCGCGCCGTGCGGATGATGCGCGCATTTTCCGGGTCGCCATGGACGATGAACCATGGATCGACGGCAATACAATGGCCGCCGACGCCGGGACCGGGTTGCAGGATATTGACGCGCGGATGCCGATTGGCGAGACGGATCACCTCCCACACATCGATGCCCATACCCTCGGCGATCACCGACAATTCGTTGGCAAAGGCGATATTGACGTCGCGGAAGCTGTTTTCGACCAGCTTCACCATTTCGGCTGCGCGCGCGGTGGTGGTGATGCACTGGCCGCGCACGAACTGGCGATAAAAGCCCAGCGCCTTGCGCGCGCAACGCGGCGTGATGCCGCCGATGCAGCGATCATTGTCGATCAACTCTACCAATATGCGGCCGGGCAACACTCGCTCGGGGCAGTAAGCGATGGCGATGTCGCCCTGAACGCCCTTGCCCGGCATTTTGAGGTCGGGGCGCAGGCTTGCGATCACATCGCGCATCTGCTCGGTCGTGCCGACGGGAGACGTGGATTCCAGGATGATCGTGTCCCCGGCCTTCAGCACCGGCGCGACCGTGCTCGCGGCCTTCAGGACATAGCTGATGTCGGGCGCGCGATCTTCGGACACCGGCGTCGGCACGGCGATGATGAACACGTCGCTCGGCTCTACGTCCAGACTGGCGCGCAGATTTCCGCGCGAAACGACGCCCTGCACCAGCCCGTCCAGATCAACTTCCTCGATATGCACCCGACCGGAGTTGACCGTCTCCACGACATGCGGGCTGACATCCACGCCCACTACTTGGCAACCACCGCGCGCAATCAGCGCAGCGGTCGGAAGGCCAATATAGCCAAGGCCAATGACGGAAACCTTCTGCTTGGTATCGACGGGCATAGGGGCAGAGTCCTTGGAAGCAGCGATTAATCTGGCTGCTTTTCTGCCCGGAAATGCTGAAGATTTCGGTAACGCCAACCACCCTTCATTGACTTGCGCGACCGGCATGGCCATCTTGGCGCCATGAAGTATTGCGCTTCCTTTTCGCGTTTTCGCCACCATGGGGGGCAACTGCTCGCGGGCCTGTAGCCCCGGGTTCGCTGCGGCGTGTTAGCTGCTGGGCTCGGGGCACTTTCTTGACAGACAGGATCGCCGGGCCAGACCTGCGCGAAAATATTCAGGAAGCCACATCATGTCCAAGCCACAGACGGCGGCCAAGCGCCCGCCCCTGCACCTTATCGAATCCGAAGCCGACACTCTTTCCGACCTGGCCTGGGGCGCCAGGGACCGGTTCCCCAATATATGCATCATGTTGCTTGATGAAATCGGCCGCGCAAAGCTCTGCAAGCCGTCCAACCTGCCCGATGACGTCGTCGCCATGTCTTCCAGGGTCGATTACATTGATGAGGGCAGCGGCACGCGTCGCAGCATCACACTGGTCTACCCCAACCATGCAGACGCCGTGCTGGGCCGCGTTTCCATCCTGACGCCCGTGGGCGCGGGCTTGATCGGCGTAAAGGCAGGCCATTCGATTCTGTGGCCCGATCGGGACGGTCGTCAGCGGCAACTGACTGTCGTTAGCGTCCAGCAGAACTGCATGGCGCATTAATGGTTATCGCGACCCCGGTCCCTTTTGGGCCGGGGCATCGCGTCTAACCTCCAGCAATAATCTCCGCGATCCGGTCGCTTGCCTTACCATCGCCAAAGGGATTATGCGCCCGCGCCATCGCCGCATAGGCGGCATCGTCGTCCAGCAGCGCCAGCGTTTCGGCCACGATCCGCGCCCGGTCGGCGCCGACCAGCTTCGCCGTGCCCGCCGTCAAGCCCTCGGGCCGCTCCGTCGTCTCGCGCATCACCAATACGGGCTTCCCCAGCGACGGCGCCTCCTCCTGCACCCCTCCGCTGTCGGTCAGGACGAGGTGAGACATGTCCAGCAACCGGACGAAATGGAGATAGTCGAGCGGCTCGATCATCGCGACATTGGACAGATCGCCCAACACCGCGTCCATCACAGGCCGCACATTGGGATTGGGGTGAACCGGGAAGATCACCGCCACATCGGGCCGTGCCGCGATGTCAGCAATGGAGCGCGCGATCGCCTCCATGCCGCCGCCGAAATTTTCCCGCCGGTGGCTGGTGACGGCCACGATCCGCTTGCCCGCAAAGCGCGCGGCCAGATTATCAAGCCCACTCGCCAGCGAAGGCTCCGCGGTGATTCGTGCCCGCGTCGCCAGCAGCGCGTCAATCACCGTATTGCCGGTAATGTGGATGGTCGCGGGGTCCCGGCTTTCCTTCAGCAGCGCGTCGGCCGCAGCCTGTGTCGGCGCAAAGTTCATATCCGCAATGCACGCAACAACCCGGCGATTCACTTCCTCCGGCCAGGGATGATGAATATCCCCGCTGCGCAGGCCTGCCTCGACATGGGCAACCGGGATCTTGCGATAATAAGCAGCGAGGCTTGCCACCATCGTCGTCAGCGTGTCCCCATGCACCACGATCCGATCGGGCTTTTCGGCATCGAACGCCTTGCCCAGTTCGACGATCAGCTTCGCCGTCAGCCCGTCCAGCGTCTGGTTTTGCGTCATCACGTCCAGGTCGATGTCGGGCACGATCCCCGCCATCTCCAGCACCTGATCCAGCAGCCCGCGATGCTGCGCCGTCACGATAACGCGCGTCTCGACCCCCGCCTGCTTTTTCAGGCCATGGATCACGGGAAACAGCTTGATCGCTTCGGGACGCGTCCCGAACACCAGGGCAACCTTCATGGACGCTTTTATCCTACAGTCAGACAGGTGCCTTCCCTGACAGGAAATGGTAACCATGGCCTGAACGTGCCAAAGGAGTTTGCATGGCGAAAGACGAAAGCCACCCGCGCCTGCGCCACTGGTTGACTGCGGCTGTGCTGCTGTTTCTCACCTGCCTTGTCGTTCCGGTGCTGGCAGGCTTCGTCTAAGATTCAGGCCTTGATCTTCCAGCCCCGCTTCAAAAGTGCATAGCACAGGCCGCCAAGGATGATGTTAAGCGCCAGCAGCACCGTGCTGCCGATCGCCACATTGACGTCCGCCGCCGCGACAAAGCCGTAGCGAAAGCCCGATATGATGTAGAAAAAGGGGTTGGCGTGGCTTATCCCCTGAAAGAAGGGCGGCAGCCGGTCGATCGAATAGAAGGTGCCCGACAACAAAGCCAGCGGCCCGATCACGAAATTGGTGACCGCCGCGCCATGATCGAACTTGTCGGCCCAGATCGATGTCAGCACGCCCAGAAAAGCGATGAAGCTGGTGCCCAGCAGGCCGAACCACGCCACGGCCCACAGATGCGCCGGGGTCACATGCACGCCGGGCCACAGCGCCATCGCCGCCCAAAGCGCCAGCCCCACGAACACCGCGCGCGTGACCGAAGAAGCGACCAGCGCAAACAGCAATTCGCCCACGGAAATGGGCGGCATCAGATAATCGACCAGCGTCCCCTGCACCTTGCCCACCATCAGCGCGAAGCTGGCATTGGCGAAACAGGCGTTGATCATGCCCATGATGATAAGGCCGGGGGCGACGAAATCGGCAAACGGCACCGATTCGCCACGCAGCGTCACCGTCCGGCCGCTACCACCCAGCGCGACGATGAAGATGACCAGGAACAACAAAGTCGTGATCGCCGGCGCCCATACCGTCTGAAGCTGCACCTTCATAAACCGGCGCACCTCCTTCATGTACAGCGCGCGGCTTCCCGCCCAGTTGATGTTGCGGATCACCGGTACGCCCGGCTCGGGAAAGGCGGGCATGCTTGCGGGCGTGTTGATTTTGGGCTGGTCGTTCATGGCTGGATCGACTATCGGCTGGTCCTTCGTGCTGCAAGGGGCTTGTGCGTGGATTTGCACCCGCGCCGCTTCGTTCCCATATAGGGTGGCATTCAAGAGATTTTGAGGAGTTTTGCATTGTCCTGGACCGACGAGCGTATCGACCAGCTCAAGGGCATGTGGGAAAAGGGCCTGACCGCCAGCCAGATCGCCGAAGAACTGGGCGGGGTCAGCCGTAACGCGGTGATCGGCAAGGCGCATCGCCTGGGCCTGCAATCGCGCCCATCCCCGGTTAAGTCGACCGACGCGCCCAAGAAGGCCGCGCCTGTCCGCAAGCCTGTCGTGGCGGAAGTGGACGTAGCGAAAGCCGCGCCCCCTGCCGCCCAGCCCGTTGCCGCGCCGCGCGCACCCACAGCGCCTGCCGTCACGGCTACCCCATCAGCGGATGCCTCTGGCGATGCACCCGCACCCAAACCGCAGCCGCGCATCGTCTCGGTCGGCCCAGGCGGCTTCCTGCGTCAGGGTCCGGGCGATCAACAGGCCCCCATTCCGCCCGCACCACCCCGTCGCCTGGTACCCGCCAAGCCCAGCGCCGATATGGCCGACAAGACCAGCCTGCTCGACCTGACCGAGCGGATCTGCAAATGGCCGATGGGTCATCCGGGCGAAGCGGACTTCCATTTCTGTGGGGAGACGGTGAATCCGGGCTTCCCTTATTGCGTCGAACATTGCGGGCGCGCCTATCAGGCGCAGCTGCCACGCGGCACCCGCCGCCCGCCCCCGCCACTGCCCTTCGGTGGCCCCCGCGTGCGCTGATCGACGACGCTTTACTTCGATAGGAAAAAGGCCGCTCCCGCTATCGGGTGCGGCCTTTTTTCCTGGCGTCGGATCGGAACCCTGCCTTCCGCCTGCACAAAAGAAAAGGCGCGGATCGTTGCCGACCCGCGCCCTTCATTGAAAGCAGAATAAGCGATCAGAAGCGGAAGCTTGCCGTCACCATCGTGCTCTGTACGTCGAACTTGTCACCACGATTGATGTCGGTGGACGCACGCGTCGGATTGGAAATGAACGGGTTGGTCGCCGGGGCAGTGCCCTGGCTGACATTCACGTTGTAATCGCCAACATTGTAGCGCGTCCACTTGTAGAGAAGGCCGATCGAGAAGTTCTCGGCGACCTTCGCTTCAACGCCACCGCCCATGTTCCAGCCCCAAGCGTCTTCCTTGGAGTCGGTAGTCGTGAAAGCGTTGGCGGTATTCGTTGTGCTGAAGCTGTTCTTCACCTTCGCATAGGAAACACCACCGGTGATGTAGGGCATGATGCCGCTGTCGGTGGTGTAGCCCAGACGCAGACGGCCAGCGCCGCTCCAGCCGATCCGGCGGGTCAGCGTGTAGCTGGCAGGTGTGGTGCTGAAGCCGCTGACGCTGTCGCTGATATATGCGTCGCCGCCTTCGATCACGGCACCGGCCACGATGTTGCCGAACTGACGGTCATAACCGGCGTGGACGTTCCAACCGATTGCGTCCTTGTCGCCATTGCAACGGGTGCGCTGCTGGCCAACGCCTGACGTCGCTGCACCGCCACAGAAGCCGGGTGCGAATGCATCGTCGCCGTTACCAAGCCGCACCGTGTCGTTGTACACGCCATCGCCATTGGTATCGAAGCGCAGATTCTCCTGGTTATCGCTCTTCTGCCAGTTGTAGCCGAACGAACCACCGACATAGGGACCGGTCCAGTCGACCTTGTCGCCCTGTGCGAAAGCAGGCGTCGCAAGGGCAAGCGCCAGCGTGGCGCCCAGCGGCGCAATAAGTATATTTTTCATGGGGTTCTTCTCCTGGGGAAAGTGAGATCTGTCAGGGCGCGTAACTACGCAGCTATCGAAATTGTTTCAATCGCATGGCAAGTTTTTTTATGTGCTGTTGCACAATTACCCGCCGCCGCTTGCGTAGCAGCCCCGCGCACCCCTATAGAATCCATCATGTCAGAAGACCTTTTCGCCAGCGCCTCCTCCACCTCATCCACCAGCTATGATGCATCCGCGATCGAGGTGCTTGAGGGGCTGGAGCCTGTGCGCCGCCGTCCGGGCATGTATATCGGCGGCACGGACGAGCGGGCCTTCCACCACCTTGCCTCCGAAGTGCTCGACAACAGCATGGACGAAGCCGTTGCGGGTCACGCCACCCGGATCGAAGTGCTGCTGGAACCGGGCAATCGCCTGACCATCACCGATAATGGTCGCGGCATCCCGGTGGACGAACATCCCAAATTTCCGGGCAAATCCGCGCTGGAGGTGATTTTGACCACCCTCCATTCGGGTGGCAAGTTCACGGACAAGGCCTATGCGACCTCCGGCGGCCTGCATGGCGTGGGCATCAGCGTCGTCAACGCTTTGTCGAACGACACGGTGGTGGAGGTGGCCCTTAACAAAGAACTCTTCCGTCAGACTTTTTCTCAAGGCCTGCCGACTTCATCGCTGGAAAAAATCGGCGCGGCGCCCAACCGGCGTGGCACAGCCGTCAGCTTCACTCCTGATCCAGAGATTTTCGGTGAGCAGAAGTTCAAGCCCGCCCGCCTGCATCGCCTCGCCCGATCGAAGGCCTATCTGTTCGCAGGCGTCGAGATCCGCTGGAAATGCGCGCCCGAGCTGATCACTGACGACACACCGGCCGAGGCCAAATTCCAGTTTCCCGGCGGCCTTGCTGACCATCTAAAGGAACAGGTGGGCGACCGCGAATGCGCGACCAGCCGCTTCTTTGCAGGGCAACAGGATTTCCCCGGCACGGCAGGCCGGGTGGAATGGGCGGTCGCCTGGCCGCTCTGGTCCGACGGCAGCTATAGCTGGTATTGCAATACCATTCCCACGCCCGATGGCGGCACCCATGAAGCGGGCATCCGCGCCGCACTGGTGAAGGGCATCCGCGCCTTTGCTGATCTGGTCGGACAGAAAAAGGGCAAGGACATCACCGCTGAGGACGTCATG encodes:
- the parE gene encoding DNA topoisomerase IV subunit B; this translates as MSEDLFASASSTSSTSYDASAIEVLEGLEPVRRRPGMYIGGTDERAFHHLASEVLDNSMDEAVAGHATRIEVLLEPGNRLTITDNGRGIPVDEHPKFPGKSALEVILTTLHSGGKFTDKAYATSGGLHGVGISVVNALSNDTVVEVALNKELFRQTFSQGLPTSSLEKIGAAPNRRGTAVSFTPDPEIFGEQKFKPARLHRLARSKAYLFAGVEIRWKCAPELITDDTPAEAKFQFPGGLADHLKEQVGDRECATSRFFAGQQDFPGTAGRVEWAVAWPLWSDGSYSWYCNTIPTPDGGTHEAGIRAALVKGIRAFADLVGQKKGKDITAEDVMTSSEIMLSVFVRDPQFQSQTKDRLTSPEAARLVENAIRDHFDHYLSDNMDRGKALLAYVIDRMDERLKRKQEKEVKRKTATSARKLRLPGKLTDCSTDDPEGTEIFLVEGDSAGGSAKQARDRKTQAILPLRGKILNVASANMAKILANQEIADMGLALGCGVRKDCNPDNLRYERIVIMTDADVDGAHIATLLMTFFFQEMPELVRRGHLYLAQPPLYRIVSGGKSMYARDDAHRDALMAKEFKGKKVETSRFKGLGEMNPMQLRETTMDPKTRSLIRITLPPDVEDRAAVRDLVDRLMGNNPAHRFAFIQENAAAVDEEAIDA
- the wecB gene encoding non-hydrolyzing UDP-N-acetylglucosamine 2-epimerase gives rise to the protein MKVALVFGTRPEAIKLFPVIHGLKKQAGVETRVIVTAQHRGLLDQVLEMAGIVPDIDLDVMTQNQTLDGLTAKLIVELGKAFDAEKPDRIVVHGDTLTTMVASLAAYYRKIPVAHVEAGLRSGDIHHPWPEEVNRRVVACIADMNFAPTQAAADALLKESRDPATIHITGNTVIDALLATRARITAEPSLASGLDNLAARFAGKRIVAVTSHRRENFGGGMEAIARSIADIAARPDVAVIFPVHPNPNVRPVMDAVLGDLSNVAMIEPLDYLHFVRLLDMSHLVLTDSGGVQEEAPSLGKPVLVMRETTERPEGLTAGTAKLVGADRARIVAETLALLDDDAAYAAMARAHNPFGDGKASDRIAEIIAGG
- a CDS encoding outer membrane protein, giving the protein MKNILIAPLGATLALALATPAFAQGDKVDWTGPYVGGSFGYNWQKSDNQENLRFDTNGDGVYNDTVRLGNGDDAFAPGFCGGAATSGVGQQRTRCNGDKDAIGWNVHAGYDRQFGNIVAGAVIEGGDAYISDSVSGFSTTPASYTLTRRIGWSGAGRLRLGYTTDSGIMPYITGGVSYAKVKNSFSTTNTANAFTTTDSKEDAWGWNMGGGVEAKVAENFSIGLLYKWTRYNVGDYNVNVSQGTAPATNPFISNPTRASTDINRGDKFDVQSTMVTASFRF
- a CDS encoding GcrA family cell cycle regulator, with the protein product MSWTDERIDQLKGMWEKGLTASQIAEELGGVSRNAVIGKAHRLGLQSRPSPVKSTDAPKKAAPVRKPVVAEVDVAKAAPPAAQPVAAPRAPTAPAVTATPSADASGDAPAPKPQPRIVSVGPGGFLRQGPGDQQAPIPPAPPRRLVPAKPSADMADKTSLLDLTERICKWPMGHPGEADFHFCGETVNPGFPYCVEHCGRAYQAQLPRGTRRPPPPLPFGGPRVR
- the wecC gene encoding UDP-N-acetyl-D-mannosamine dehydrogenase encodes the protein MPVDTKQKVSVIGLGYIGLPTAALIARGGCQVVGVDVSPHVVETVNSGRVHIEEVDLDGLVQGVVSRGNLRASLDVEPSDVFIIAVPTPVSEDRAPDISYVLKAASTVAPVLKAGDTIILESTSPVGTTEQMRDVIASLRPDLKMPGKGVQGDIAIAYCPERVLPGRILVELIDNDRCIGGITPRCARKALGFYRQFVRGQCITTTARAAEMVKLVENSFRDVNIAFANELSVIAEGMGIDVWEVIRLANRHPRVNILQPGPGVGGHCIAVDPWFIVHGDPENARIIRTAREVNDAKTDHVVTRASDMVDDYPGEDIACLGLAFKANIDDFRESPAVKVAARLARRYGRRVKLVEPHAQALPMEFAGTGAELMDLDTALEQCGLFVILVDHDMFKSVPIDERAGKAVYDTRGIWSDQPPRIVTPAPGRVAL
- the rnk gene encoding nucleoside diphosphate kinase regulator, with the translated sequence MSKPQTAAKRPPLHLIESEADTLSDLAWGARDRFPNICIMLLDEIGRAKLCKPSNLPDDVVAMSSRVDYIDEGSGTRRSITLVYPNHADAVLGRVSILTPVGAGLIGVKAGHSILWPDRDGRQRQLTVVSVQQNCMAH
- a CDS encoding polysaccharide biosynthesis/export family protein; amino-acid sequence: MNCAIRRLLRPFGTPTALSLGLALSLSACASVHDASSGEEAYTLMPPPAPVGVDYHIAPDDVLKVDIYREPGLSLSDAAVNAAGNLRMPLIGDVPVAGLSANEAADVIAGRLGERYLVSPQVSVFIKKAVARRITVDGEVREPGVFPVDGRVTLLQAVAMARGPTRVASLGEIVVLRQANGQRQAAMFDLSAIRANKAEDPEILPGDTIILGLSRAKAILAGALLAAPALTTAFIALDGN
- a CDS encoding ABC transporter permease, with translation MNDQPKINTPASMPAFPEPGVPVIRNINWAGSRALYMKEVRRFMKVQLQTVWAPAITTLLFLVIFIVALGGSGRTVTLRGESVPFADFVAPGLIIMGMINACFANASFALMVGKVQGTLVDYLMPPISVGELLFALVASSVTRAVFVGLALWAAMALWPGVHVTPAHLWAVAWFGLLGTSFIAFLGVLTSIWADKFDHGAAVTNFVIGPLALLSGTFYSIDRLPPFFQGISHANPFFYIISGFRYGFVAAADVNVAIGSTVLLALNIILGGLCYALLKRGWKIKA